The Mixta hanseatica genome includes a region encoding these proteins:
- the proB gene encoding glutamate 5-kinase, which translates to MSGSQTLVVKLGTSVLTGGSRRLNRAHIVELVRQCAQQHAAGHRIVIVTSGAMAAGREHLGYPELPPTIASKQLLAAVGQSRLIQLWEQLFSIYGINIGQMLLTRADMEDRERFLNARDTLRALLDNNIVPVINENDAVATAEIKVGDNDNLSALAAMLAGADKLLLLTDQQGLFTADPRNNPQASLISDVHGIDDALRTIAGDSVSGLGTGGMATKLQAADVACRSGIEVIIAAGSRPGVIGDVIEGKPVGTRFHAQQSPLETRKRWIFGAPPAGEIIIDDGALSAVLERGSSLLPKGIREVSGNFSRGEVIRIRSLVGRDVAHGVSRYNSDALRMIAGHHSQEITNILGYEYGPVAMHRDDMIVS; encoded by the coding sequence ATGAGCGGCAGTCAGACCTTAGTGGTCAAACTGGGTACCAGCGTGCTAACCGGCGGATCGCGTCGGTTAAATCGGGCACATATAGTGGAGTTAGTTCGTCAGTGCGCACAGCAGCACGCGGCGGGCCATCGAATTGTGATTGTCACCTCTGGCGCCATGGCTGCCGGACGTGAACACCTGGGTTACCCGGAACTGCCGCCTACCATCGCCTCAAAGCAGCTGCTGGCTGCGGTGGGGCAGAGCCGTTTGATTCAACTGTGGGAACAGCTGTTCTCTATCTATGGCATCAATATTGGCCAGATGCTGCTGACGCGTGCGGATATGGAAGATCGTGAGCGCTTTCTGAACGCGCGCGATACGCTGCGCGCGCTGTTGGATAACAATATTGTGCCGGTGATAAATGAGAACGATGCGGTGGCGACCGCCGAAATCAAAGTAGGCGATAACGACAATCTGTCGGCGCTGGCGGCGATGCTGGCCGGGGCCGATAAGCTGCTGCTGCTGACCGACCAGCAAGGGCTGTTTACCGCCGATCCGCGTAATAATCCGCAGGCATCGCTTATCAGTGACGTGCATGGCATCGACGATGCGCTGCGCACCATTGCCGGCGACAGCGTTTCCGGCCTCGGTACCGGCGGTATGGCCACCAAACTGCAGGCGGCGGACGTGGCCTGTCGTTCCGGCATTGAGGTGATTATCGCGGCGGGCAGCCGTCCGGGCGTAATTGGCGATGTGATTGAAGGCAAACCGGTGGGCACCCGCTTCCATGCGCAGCAGTCGCCGCTGGAGACGCGTAAACGCTGGATCTTCGGTGCGCCGCCAGCCGGTGAGATTATTATCGACGATGGCGCGCTGTCGGCGGTGCTGGAACGCGGCAGTTCGCTGTTGCCGAAAGGCATCCGCGAAGTGAGCGGCAACTTTTCACGCGGCGAAGTGATCCGTATCCGCAGCCTGGTGGGGCGCGATGTGGCGCACGGCGTTTCACGCTATAACAGCGATGCGCTGCGGATGATTGCCGGCCACCACAGCCAGGAGATCACTAACATCCTGGGTTATGAATACGGTCCGGTCGCTATGCACCGCGACGATATGATTGTCAGCTAA
- the proA gene encoding glutamate-5-semialdehyde dehydrogenase yields MLDEMGKAAKAASYQLATLSTAEKNRVLMTIAEQLEAQSAEILAANQQDLADARQNGMSEALLDRLMLNPARLKGIADDVRQVCRLADPVGLLIDGGRLDSGLRIERRRVPLGVVGVIYEARPNVTVDVASLCLKTGNAAILRGGKETYRTNGATVRVIQSALQQHGLPAGAVQAIESPDRELVNQLLKLDRYVDMLIPRGGAGLHKLCREQSTIPVITGGIGVCHIYIDVSYELDAALKVIVNAKKQRPSACNSVETLLVNQAIADAFLPALSQRMAQEGVKLHADALSLPLLQQGPAEVEAVKAGEYDDEWLSLDLNVRVVKDMDEAIAHIRQHGTQHSDAILTRDTRSAERFVNQVDSSAVYVNASTRFTDGGQFGLGAEVAVSTQKLHARGPMGLEALTTYKWVAYGDDTVRA; encoded by the coding sequence ATGTTAGATGAGATGGGCAAGGCGGCTAAAGCGGCCTCATATCAGCTTGCCACGCTAAGTACGGCGGAGAAAAACCGCGTACTGATGACCATTGCCGAACAGCTGGAAGCACAGAGTGCAGAAATTCTGGCGGCTAACCAGCAGGATCTGGCGGATGCGCGTCAGAACGGCATGAGCGAAGCGCTGCTGGATCGCCTGATGCTGAACCCCGCGCGCCTGAAAGGGATTGCGGACGATGTGCGTCAGGTTTGTCGACTGGCCGATCCGGTGGGGCTGCTGATTGACGGCGGCCGCCTGGATAGCGGCTTGCGCATTGAGCGCCGCCGCGTGCCGCTGGGCGTGGTGGGCGTCATTTATGAAGCGCGCCCAAACGTGACGGTGGATGTCGCTTCGCTGTGCCTGAAAACCGGCAACGCAGCGATTCTGCGCGGCGGTAAAGAGACTTATCGCACCAACGGCGCGACGGTGCGCGTTATCCAGTCGGCGTTACAACAGCACGGTTTACCAGCAGGCGCGGTGCAGGCGATTGAAAGCCCCGATCGCGAACTGGTTAATCAGCTGCTGAAGCTGGACCGCTATGTGGATATGCTGATCCCGCGCGGCGGCGCCGGATTGCATAAGCTGTGCCGTGAGCAGTCTACTATCCCGGTGATTACCGGCGGCATCGGCGTTTGCCATATCTATATTGATGTCAGCTATGAGCTGGACGCAGCGCTGAAGGTGATTGTTAATGCGAAAAAACAGCGCCCCAGCGCCTGTAATTCCGTAGAGACCCTGTTGGTTAACCAGGCCATTGCGGATGCTTTCCTGCCTGCGCTAAGTCAGCGTATGGCGCAGGAGGGCGTAAAGCTACATGCCGATGCGCTTTCGCTGCCGCTGTTGCAGCAGGGGCCGGCAGAAGTGGAAGCGGTAAAAGCCGGCGAATATGACGATGAATGGTTGTCGCTCGATTTAAATGTGCGGGTAGTGAAGGATATGGACGAGGCGATCGCGCATATTCGTCAGCACGGCACCCAGCACTCCGATGCCATTTTGACGCGCGATACGCGCAGCGCCGAACGCTTTGTTAATCAGGTTGATTCCTCAGCGGTATATGTAAACGCCAGCACGCGCTTTACCGATGGCGGCCAGTTTGGCCTGGGCGCAGAGGTGGCGGTAAGCACCCAGAAGCTGCACGCTCGCGGCCCGATGGGCCTGGAAGCGCTGACCACCTATAAGTGGGTGGCTTATGGCGATGATACGGTGCGCGCATAG
- a CDS encoding site-specific integrase has protein sequence MFRRGETWYASFTAPDGKRFKQSLGTKDKRQASELHDKLKAEAWRVSKLGEMPSITFEEACVRWLEERAHKKSLDDDKSRIGFWLQHLAGMQLKDITENHIYNAIQRMPNRRHHENWKLKAEALQKRGKPVPEYVPKPASVATKATHLAFIKALLRAAEREWKVLDRAPVLKVPQPKNKRIRWLEPHEAKRLIDECPEPLKSVVRFALATGLRRSNIINLEWQQIDMQRRVAWINPEESKSNRAIGVALNDTACEVLKNQIGNHHRWVFVYQESSTRPDGSKVPTVRKMRYDANTAWRAALRRAGIEDFRFHDLRHTWASWLVQAGVPLSVLQEMGGWESIEMVRRYAHLAPSHLTEHAKQIDAIFGRIVPNLSHMELRDGTDGF, from the coding sequence ATCTTCCGCAGGGGTGAAACATGGTACGCCAGTTTCACAGCGCCAGACGGCAAGCGCTTTAAGCAGTCTCTTGGGACAAAGGACAAAAGGCAGGCAAGCGAGCTTCACGACAAGCTAAAAGCTGAAGCATGGCGTGTCAGTAAACTGGGAGAGATGCCGTCAATAACATTCGAGGAAGCGTGCGTGCGCTGGCTGGAAGAGCGTGCGCATAAGAAGTCACTGGATGACGACAAGAGCCGGATCGGATTCTGGCTCCAGCATCTGGCAGGGATGCAACTGAAGGATATTACTGAGAATCACATCTATAACGCCATCCAGCGTATGCCGAACCGGCGCCACCATGAGAACTGGAAGCTGAAGGCTGAGGCGCTACAGAAAAGAGGTAAGCCGGTGCCGGAGTACGTGCCGAAACCCGCATCTGTAGCGACCAAAGCCACGCATCTGGCTTTTATTAAAGCGCTGCTCAGGGCGGCAGAAAGGGAATGGAAGGTGCTGGACCGCGCGCCGGTACTGAAGGTTCCTCAGCCGAAGAACAAACGTATTCGCTGGCTGGAGCCGCACGAAGCAAAAAGGCTGATTGATGAATGCCCGGAACCGCTTAAATCCGTAGTCAGGTTTGCACTGGCCACAGGGTTGAGGCGATCGAACATCATCAATCTGGAGTGGCAGCAAATCGATATGCAGCGCCGGGTAGCGTGGATAAACCCGGAAGAAAGTAAGTCAAACAGGGCTATTGGCGTAGCGCTGAATGATACTGCATGTGAGGTGCTGAAAAATCAAATCGGCAATCATCACCGATGGGTTTTTGTTTATCAGGAAAGCAGCACGCGACCGGACGGGTCGAAGGTGCCTACGGTAAGGAAAATGCGTTACGACGCAAACACAGCATGGAGAGCTGCACTTCGCCGGGCGGGGATAGAAGATTTCCGCTTCCATGACCTGAGACACACCTGGGCAAGTTGGCTGGTACAGGCCGGAGTGCCGTTATCGGTTCTGCAGGAGATGGGCGGCTGGGAGAGTATCGAAATGGTACGACGCTATGCGCATCTGGCACCGAGTCATCTAACCGAACACGCGAAGCAGATTGACGCGATTTTCGGGAGGATTGTCCCAAATCTGTCCCACATGGAGTTACGGGATGGTACTGATGGGTTCTAA
- a CDS encoding helix-turn-helix domain-containing protein, which produces MEAYALTLDEACAFLGISRPTASNWIRSGRLTATRKDPSKPKSPYLVTRQACIAALNNPLHTVAVSAAGAYEEKLSCPSSAGVKHGTPVSQRQTASALSSLLGQRTKGRQASFTTS; this is translated from the coding sequence ATGGAAGCTTACGCGCTTACCCTGGATGAGGCCTGCGCGTTTCTCGGCATCTCCCGACCCACGGCCAGCAACTGGATACGGTCGGGACGCCTGACAGCAACACGCAAAGACCCGTCCAAACCGAAGTCACCCTATCTCGTCACCCGCCAGGCATGTATTGCCGCTCTCAATAATCCGTTGCACACTGTCGCCGTGAGCGCGGCAGGTGCATATGAGGAGAAATTATCATGTCCATCTTCCGCAGGGGTGAAACATGGTACGCCAGTTTCACAGCGCCAGACGGCAAGCGCTTTAAGCAGTCTCTTGGGACAAAGGACAAAAGGCAGGCAAGCGAGCTTCACGACAAGCTAA
- a CDS encoding DUF5406 family protein, with translation MSVMNYDPNLVCSGRMAKQKVKLIFGQWDYRAEGVGEVRGNCKGLTVIESAISSAYDQLPTMHSYELKYINLKNSKGDVLECCDDGDEGEDWLANMLISAEIISIEPEL, from the coding sequence ATGTCCGTAATGAACTATGACCCAAATCTTGTCTGCTCAGGCCGAATGGCAAAACAGAAAGTTAAGTTAATCTTCGGTCAGTGGGATTACCGAGCGGAAGGTGTTGGCGAAGTCCGTGGAAACTGCAAAGGGCTCACCGTCATAGAGTCGGCAATATCCAGCGCCTACGATCAACTGCCTACCATGCACTCATACGAACTCAAATATATAAACCTCAAGAACAGCAAAGGGGACGTCCTTGAATGCTGCGATGATGGTGACGAGGGTGAGGACTGGCTGGCAAACATGCTTATTTCTGCCGAAATCATCTCTATTGAGCCAGAGTTATGA
- a CDS encoding DUF1317 family protein has translation MEMKQPTDAIRAGRIALPYSRKERGWVTPTGKVIRNPLRAQRAAELINDRLPPSYR, from the coding sequence ATGGAGATGAAGCAGCCAACTGACGCAATCCGGGCCGGGCGCATAGCCCTGCCCTACAGCCGCAAGGAACGCGGCTGGGTTACTCCAACCGGGAAAGTTATCCGCAATCCTCTCCGGGCTCAGCGAGCGGCAGAGCTAATCAACGACCGCCTCCCTCCTTCATACAGGTGA
- the recT gene encoding recombination protein RecT: MSNQPPIASADLQKTQQSKQVANKTPEQTLVAFMNQPAMKSQLAAALPRHMTADRMIRIVTTEIRKNPELAGCNQQSFVGSVVQCSQLGLEPGSALGHAYLLPFKKREKDRQTGQWRDAGMDVQLIIGYRGMIDLARRSGQIVSLSARVVRADDEFSFEYGLEENLVHRPGENEDAPITHVYAVARLKDGGTQFEVMTVKQVEKVKAQSKASGNGPWVTHWEEMAKKTVIRRLFKYLPVSIEMQKAVVLDEKAESDIDQDNASVLSAEYSVLENGDEAAN; this comes from the coding sequence ATGAGTAACCAGCCACCTATCGCCAGCGCTGACCTGCAGAAGACGCAGCAGAGCAAGCAGGTTGCCAACAAAACGCCAGAGCAGACACTTGTTGCTTTCATGAATCAGCCCGCCATGAAAAGCCAGTTGGCGGCGGCCTTGCCACGGCACATGACAGCGGACCGTATGATTCGCATTGTTACTACAGAAATAAGGAAAAATCCAGAGCTTGCGGGATGTAATCAGCAGAGCTTTGTTGGGTCCGTTGTTCAGTGTTCTCAACTGGGTCTGGAGCCGGGCAGCGCACTGGGGCACGCATATTTACTGCCATTTAAGAAGCGCGAAAAAGACCGCCAGACCGGTCAGTGGCGCGATGCTGGCATGGATGTCCAGCTCATTATCGGCTACCGGGGCATGATAGACCTTGCCCGCCGTTCAGGACAAATCGTCAGCCTGTCCGCTCGCGTCGTTCGTGCAGATGATGAATTCAGTTTCGAGTACGGGCTTGAGGAAAATCTCGTGCATCGCCCCGGTGAAAACGAAGACGCCCCCATCACTCACGTATACGCCGTGGCGCGACTCAAGGATGGTGGTACCCAGTTTGAAGTCATGACTGTGAAGCAGGTCGAAAAGGTTAAAGCGCAGAGCAAAGCCTCAGGAAATGGCCCGTGGGTTACGCACTGGGAAGAAATGGCAAAGAAAACCGTCATTCGCCGCCTGTTCAAATACCTGCCGGTCAGCATCGAAATGCAAAAGGCCGTTGTTCTCGATGAGAAAGCAGAGAGCGACATTGACCAGGATAACGCCTCAGTTCTGAGTGCGGAATACAGCGTTCTGGAGAATGGAGATGAAGCAGCCAACTGA
- a CDS encoding PD-(D/E)XK nuclease-like domain-containing protein: protein MEPGVYFDISNEDYHAGPGISKSQLDDIAISPAIYQWRKHAPVDAEKTAALDLGTALHCLLLEPDEFSKRFEIAPEVNRRTTAGKEKEKEFIERCEAKGITPIAHEDSRKLHLMRDSAMAHPIARWMLEAQGRAEASIYWNDRDIGVLSRCRPDKMITEFNWCVDVKSTADIIKFQKDFYSYRYHVQDAFYSDGYESHFNEPPTFAFLAVSTSIDCGRYPVQVFIMDQQAKDAGRAEYKRNLSTFAECLSRNEWPGIATLSLPFWAKELRNE from the coding sequence ATGGAGCCCGGCGTTTACTTCGATATCAGTAACGAGGATTACCACGCCGGACCGGGGATCAGTAAATCGCAGCTGGATGACATTGCCATCAGCCCGGCGATATACCAATGGAGAAAGCACGCCCCGGTCGATGCAGAGAAGACTGCTGCGCTGGATTTAGGTACTGCTCTGCACTGTCTTTTGCTGGAGCCGGATGAGTTCAGCAAGCGCTTTGAGATTGCTCCGGAAGTTAACCGCAGGACGACTGCAGGTAAGGAGAAAGAAAAGGAGTTCATAGAAAGGTGTGAGGCGAAAGGAATCACGCCAATCGCCCACGAAGACAGCAGGAAGCTGCACCTGATGCGTGACAGTGCAATGGCTCACCCGATAGCCAGGTGGATGCTTGAGGCGCAAGGGAGGGCTGAGGCCAGTATCTACTGGAATGACCGTGACATAGGCGTTTTATCACGATGCAGGCCGGACAAGATGATAACGGAATTCAACTGGTGCGTGGACGTGAAAAGCACAGCTGACATCATCAAATTCCAGAAAGACTTTTACTCATATCGCTACCACGTTCAGGACGCCTTCTACTCAGACGGCTATGAATCGCATTTCAATGAACCTCCTACATTCGCGTTCCTTGCTGTAAGCACCTCAATTGATTGCGGTCGCTACCCGGTGCAGGTGTTCATCATGGACCAGCAGGCAAAGGATGCCGGGCGGGCTGAGTACAAACGCAATTTATCCACTTTCGCAGAATGCCTGTCACGGAATGAATGGCCGGGCATCGCAACCCTATCACTGCCCTTTTGGGCGAAGGAGTTAAGGAATGAGTAA
- a CDS encoding protease FtsH-inhibitory lysogeny factor CIII, which produces MQLAFAGQPVAGCAESLLELITRRLRTGWRNFFSLNGSHL; this is translated from the coding sequence ATGCAACTCGCTTTTGCAGGGCAGCCTGTTGCTGGCTGCGCTGAATCACTTCTCGAACTTATCACCCGCCGCCTGCGTACCGGCTGGCGCAACTTTTTCAGCTTAAACGGGAGCCACTTATGA
- a CDS encoding DUF551 domain-containing protein, whose translation MEWIKYSDRVPEEGQSCVIYTTDGQYITARYDEEQGIFYDLDWSDPYLYAIAWTPLMECPY comes from the coding sequence ATGGAGTGGATTAAATACAGTGACCGAGTGCCGGAAGAAGGCCAGAGTTGCGTAATTTATACAACGGATGGCCAGTACATAACGGCAAGGTATGACGAGGAACAGGGTATTTTTTACGACCTTGATTGGTCTGACCCGTACCTTTACGCAATTGCATGGACTCCTTTAATGGAATGCCCCTACTGA
- a CDS encoding methyltransferase — protein sequence MRVDKEVLNVLSACQCEGNNLILTGQLDRNLYTRTNKVIEAAGGKWNRKAKAHVFDIDASDRIEQIILTGDVVVPKDDFEFFPTPPEVVRHVIHLADIRDGMRVLEPSAGQGAIAKAAHSAAADVMIDMYELMPANNDALHALNLRLSGIGKPVDFLTVEPTPVYDRVVMNPPFSRQADIKHVNHALKFLKQDGLLVSVMASSVTFRSNKLTTDFRQLIEDRGGNIQELPEGAFKSSGTMVNTVIVTIPA from the coding sequence ATGCGCGTAGATAAAGAAGTATTGAACGTCCTCAGCGCCTGTCAGTGTGAAGGTAATAATTTAATTCTCACCGGACAACTTGACCGAAACCTCTACACCCGCACTAACAAGGTGATTGAGGCGGCAGGCGGAAAATGGAATAGAAAGGCGAAAGCTCATGTGTTCGATATCGACGCATCCGATCGCATTGAGCAAATCATCCTTACCGGTGATGTCGTGGTTCCCAAAGATGATTTTGAGTTCTTCCCTACTCCGCCAGAAGTTGTCAGGCATGTAATTCATTTGGCAGATATTCGGGATGGCATGCGTGTTCTTGAGCCCAGTGCAGGGCAAGGAGCAATTGCTAAAGCCGCTCATAGCGCAGCAGCAGATGTGATGATTGATATGTATGAACTGATGCCAGCCAACAATGACGCGCTGCATGCGCTGAATTTGCGCCTGTCAGGTATTGGGAAACCAGTTGATTTCCTCACTGTTGAGCCCACTCCAGTCTATGACCGGGTTGTAATGAATCCTCCATTTAGTCGACAGGCTGATATCAAGCACGTAAATCATGCTCTTAAATTTTTGAAGCAGGACGGGCTGTTAGTATCAGTTATGGCGTCATCGGTGACGTTCCGCAGCAACAAATTAACAACCGATTTCCGCCAACTGATTGAAGATCGCGGCGGCAATATTCAAGAGCTGCCAGAAGGCGCATTTAAGTCATCGGGGACGATGGTTAATACGGTGATAGTCACCATTCCCGCATAG
- a CDS encoding LexA family protein → MNMQTIGDRIRARRKELRLTQKDLASRVGVSHVAISQWEKDETAPRGDNLLRLSDALGCAPSYLHNGDGSESNVAPATVDFRAVPIISYVQAGYWTAECTIRSIEGDIEFLQTNMDLSDSAFTLIIKGDSMKPEFREGDAVVIDPEVAPLPGDFVVAKNGEEEALFKKYRPRGVIDGQDVFELVPLNEDYPTMRSDQVPIRIIGTMVEHRRYRKRRS, encoded by the coding sequence ATGAATATGCAAACGATCGGCGATCGCATACGTGCGAGACGCAAAGAGCTCAGGTTGACGCAAAAGGATTTAGCATCCAGAGTTGGTGTATCTCATGTCGCTATCTCTCAGTGGGAGAAGGACGAGACCGCACCACGGGGTGATAACCTGCTTCGCCTGTCGGACGCGCTGGGGTGCGCACCTTCTTACCTGCATAACGGAGATGGTTCCGAAAGCAACGTCGCCCCTGCAACGGTGGACTTCCGCGCAGTCCCTATCATCAGTTACGTACAGGCTGGATACTGGACGGCAGAATGCACCATTCGTTCTATAGAGGGAGATATAGAGTTTCTGCAAACTAATATGGACTTATCAGACTCAGCATTTACCTTGATTATCAAGGGCGACTCAATGAAGCCGGAGTTCCGTGAAGGGGATGCGGTGGTAATTGATCCAGAAGTGGCTCCGCTGCCAGGCGATTTCGTCGTGGCAAAAAACGGAGAAGAAGAAGCTCTGTTTAAAAAATACCGCCCAAGGGGAGTCATTGATGGTCAGGACGTTTTCGAGCTGGTTCCATTAAACGAAGACTACCCCACTATGCGATCTGACCAGGTGCCCATAAGGATAATCGGCACGATGGTTGAGCATCGAAGGTACAGAAAAAGAAGATCGTGA
- a CDS encoding Cro/CI family transcriptional regulator, giving the protein MYKKDVIDHFGTQRAVARALGLTDAAVSQWKEVIPEKDAYRLEIVTAGVLKYQGTIYRPAA; this is encoded by the coding sequence ATGTACAAGAAAGATGTAATAGACCACTTCGGAACACAGCGCGCGGTAGCCAGGGCATTAGGGTTAACCGATGCCGCTGTATCTCAGTGGAAGGAAGTTATTCCTGAGAAAGACGCCTACCGATTGGAAATCGTCACCGCTGGCGTTCTGAAGTATCAGGGCACTATCTACCGCCCTGCTGCATAA
- a CDS encoding CII family transcriptional regulator — translation MDTTTARNKARAIESKLLNKIAIRGVTNVAEAVGIDKSQISRWKESLIPRMSMLLAVLEWGIEDEELAVLAKQVARLLTKQKAPTAGTVEASQITIEF, via the coding sequence ATGGACACGACAACAGCCCGCAACAAAGCGCGCGCAATTGAAAGCAAATTACTTAACAAGATCGCAATCCGTGGCGTCACCAACGTAGCGGAAGCGGTAGGGATAGATAAATCGCAGATTTCCAGGTGGAAGGAATCACTGATACCTCGCATGTCGATGCTTCTGGCAGTTCTGGAGTGGGGCATAGAGGACGAGGAGTTAGCGGTGCTGGCTAAGCAAGTAGCGCGGTTACTCACAAAGCAAAAAGCCCCAACTGCTGGAACAGTTGAGGCTTCTCAAATAACCATCGAATTTTGA
- a CDS encoding replication protein translates to MSVVSRLSDYRPSTEAVERKVASLDDGYMRIATSISKLKPKLKMAGREHQVFDAVIYCTFGWNKSEDRVTNTYLAEVTDLDDSDVAAALKVLAERRIINLRKSGGLKLVSVNVKLDEWQLFKTVKTTQKKLGGSAQKVGQKRVSGWAKSPDTLNSLTKDNNKTPHTPQGGVSESAQECLDYYNELTSSRCSATAPFEKALTTVKAKGVCFSVDEVKLVTRWAVSVWKHKPSTNNLCRMTRFDGYLSDALKWEEGADRNPVPCPHEQLVSLWNSKFPERAVELHEWNKSRPAYQGLERIWNGKTNQGAWREVKHIDTIFKLIRKSTLADSLQEKYWLTLDWILDNKNWAKVYEQVRREYKAATQGATA, encoded by the coding sequence ATGAGTGTCGTTAGTCGTTTATCCGATTACAGGCCTTCTACGGAGGCCGTGGAGCGTAAAGTGGCGAGCCTTGATGATGGATACATGCGCATCGCTACCAGCATCAGCAAGCTCAAACCAAAGCTCAAAATGGCAGGACGCGAACATCAGGTTTTCGATGCGGTTATCTACTGCACATTTGGCTGGAATAAGTCAGAGGATCGGGTAACCAATACCTATCTGGCGGAAGTGACCGACCTCGATGATTCTGATGTTGCGGCAGCCCTTAAAGTTCTGGCTGAGCGACGCATCATAAACCTCAGAAAATCAGGCGGTTTAAAGCTGGTAAGCGTTAACGTAAAGCTTGATGAATGGCAGCTTTTCAAGACAGTAAAAACTACCCAGAAAAAGTTGGGTGGTTCCGCCCAAAAAGTTGGGCAAAAAAGAGTTTCAGGTTGGGCGAAATCACCCGACACCCTAAACAGTCTTACCAAAGACAATAATAAAACCCCCCATACCCCCCAAGGGGGCGTTTCTGAGTCTGCTCAGGAATGTCTGGATTATTACAACGAACTGACTTCCAGTCGTTGCTCTGCAACAGCGCCTTTTGAAAAAGCGCTTACCACGGTCAAGGCTAAAGGCGTTTGCTTCAGCGTTGATGAGGTCAAGCTGGTAACGCGCTGGGCAGTATCGGTCTGGAAGCACAAGCCATCGACAAACAACTTGTGCCGGATGACCCGGTTCGATGGTTATCTGTCAGACGCTCTGAAGTGGGAAGAGGGAGCAGATCGCAACCCGGTGCCCTGTCCGCATGAGCAACTGGTCAGCCTCTGGAATAGCAAGTTTCCTGAAAGAGCAGTTGAGCTTCATGAGTGGAACAAATCTCGCCCGGCTTATCAGGGGCTTGAGCGAATCTGGAACGGCAAGACCAATCAGGGCGCATGGCGTGAGGTTAAGCATATCGACACCATCTTCAAGCTGATCCGCAAATCCACGCTGGCAGACAGCCTTCAGGAAAAGTACTGGCTGACGCTCGACTGGATACTCGACAACAAAAACTGGGCAAAGGTTTACGAGCAGGTGCGTCGTGAATACAAGGCTGCAACACAGGGAGCAACAGCATGA